From Bacteroidales bacterium, one genomic window encodes:
- a CDS encoding MATE family efflux transporter, which produces MKRRGIFSYKSTLAGDDFLHLLIPSFLYAGVQFVWGLVDNIIAGNMLGNSALTSITLCKPYLSFIAFVNMLIVPGTAVLSSLSVGKEERERANQFFGQGIIMAVFSGLVFFAGSLIFKHSLFNVFNVPDNIFYNTEQYFNYLLIYPLFMFYPVLFTAVINDGGKKWCTFSGIIMLASKIILSLLLCHYLGIKGLSISTMISIALASIVLLFQFWEKNNPLKFVFYFNLKDVAGVLKEGFRDAFLFYLFVSIFLLFFNFILLKYFDANAIVIFTIIVNIMELLTAVYEGLIQAIQPMITIYRGEDNLVGIEKTMNVSAIVSTLITLFPIIVILLFSNYIPLAFGVKDLELRGAAAQAIRIYAPCALFFVWGMTLSGYLDKTEHFAVAVVIMCSMFFLFNVPFSFIFGAHKILSGVWAVMSVSTTIGVLAGLYFMYWHAKKKREVFPWLLDKDELSNQTSFDVQANVKNVKVLMDEVENELVRRGVKRSKILKVLLMLEETYMLNLDKSKKDRKYYVECTLMFKDKLMMYVRSNGVYSDATDTNAMPDSLRQYLSSMIVSSQKGSRFSLSVGDNRTIYEF; this is translated from the coding sequence ATGAAAAGGAGAGGAATTTTTTCATATAAAAGTACGCTTGCCGGAGATGATTTTTTGCACCTCCTTATTCCCTCTTTTCTATATGCCGGAGTTCAGTTTGTATGGGGATTGGTTGACAATATCATTGCCGGTAACATGCTTGGCAATAGCGCGTTGACTTCTATAACACTATGCAAGCCATATCTCTCCTTCATTGCGTTTGTAAATATGTTGATTGTTCCGGGCACTGCGGTGCTTTCTTCTTTATCGGTTGGAAAAGAGGAGCGCGAGAGAGCAAACCAGTTTTTTGGCCAGGGAATTATTATGGCGGTTTTTTCCGGGCTTGTGTTTTTTGCCGGATCTCTGATTTTTAAGCACAGCCTTTTTAATGTTTTTAATGTTCCGGACAATATATTCTATAATACGGAACAGTATTTCAACTATTTGCTGATATATCCTCTTTTCATGTTTTACCCTGTCCTGTTTACTGCGGTAATAAATGACGGAGGTAAAAAATGGTGTACCTTTTCCGGAATTATAATGTTGGCATCAAAAATTATTTTGTCTCTGCTGCTTTGTCATTATCTTGGAATTAAGGGACTTAGCATAAGCACTATGATTAGCATTGCTCTTGCTTCAATAGTGCTCCTGTTCCAGTTTTGGGAGAAAAATAATCCTCTGAAATTTGTATTTTATTTCAATTTGAAAGATGTCGCCGGAGTGTTAAAAGAAGGTTTCAGGGATGCGTTCCTTTTCTATCTGTTTGTTTCCATTTTCTTGCTCTTTTTTAACTTTATTCTTCTAAAATATTTTGATGCAAATGCGATTGTAATTTTCACAATAATCGTGAACATAATGGAACTGCTGACGGCTGTATATGAAGGTCTGATTCAGGCAATTCAGCCTATGATAACTATTTACAGAGGAGAAGATAATCTTGTAGGAATAGAAAAAACTATGAACGTTTCCGCAATAGTTTCCACATTGATAACGCTCTTTCCTATAATTGTGATATTATTATTCTCAAATTATATTCCTTTGGCTTTTGGCGTGAAGGATTTAGAATTGCGAGGTGCAGCTGCACAAGCTATAAGGATATATGCTCCTTGCGCTCTGTTCTTTGTATGGGGTATGACGCTAAGCGGATATCTTGATAAGACAGAGCATTTTGCGGTTGCAGTTGTTATCATGTGCTCAATGTTCTTTTTATTTAATGTACCTTTTTCATTTATATTTGGAGCACATAAAATTCTTAGTGGTGTTTGGGCGGTAATGAGTGTTTCAACGACAATCGGAGTGCTGGCCGGTTTATATTTTATGTATTGGCATGCAAAAAAGAAGAGGGAGGTTTTCCCTTGGCTGCTGGATAAAGATGAGCTTTCCAACCAAACTTCTTTTGATGTGCAGGCTAATGTAAAAAATGTTAAAGTGCTGATGGATGAAGTTGAAAATGAACTTGTTAGAAGAGGAGTAAAACGCAGTAAAATTCTCAAGGTACTGCTTATGCTGGAGGAGACTTACATGCTTAACCTGGATAAATCTAAGAAGGATAGAAAATATTATGTAGAGTGCACTTTGATGTTCAAGGATAAGCTTATGATGTATGTGCGTTCAAATGGTGTGTATAGTGATGCGACGGATACTAATGCGATGCCTGACTCTTTGCGGCAATATTTGTCCTCCATGATTGTCTCATCTCAGAAGGGTTCTCGCTTTTCACTCTCTGTCGGGGACAACAGAACTATATATGAATTTTAA